TCAACCTCGGCCAGGGCTTCCCCGACACCGACGGCCCACCGGAGATGCTGGCCGCCGCCGCCGAGGCGTTGCGCGGCGGGCAGAACCAGTACCCGCCCGGCCCGGGGATTCCCGTCCTGCGCGCGGCGGTCGCGGCGCATCAGCAGCGGTTTTACGATCTGGCGTACGACCCGGACAGCGAGATCGTGATCACCGCGGGCGCGACCGAGGCGGTCGCGGCGAGCATCCTCGCCCTCTGCGAGCCGGGTGACGAGGTGGTCTGCTTCGAGCCGTACTACGACTCGTACGCCGCCTCGATCGCGCTGGCCGGCGCGGTCCGGCGGCCGGTGACCCTGCGTCCTGCGGCGGACGGCCGGTACGCCTTCGACCCGGCGGCGTTGCGTGCGGCGTTCGGCCCACGCACCCGGCTGGCGCTGTTCAACTCACCGCACAACCCGACCGGGAAGGTCTTCACCCCGGCCGAGCTGACGCTGATCGCCGAGCTGTGCCAGGAGCACGGCGCGTACGCGGTCACCGACGAGGTGTACGAACACCTGGTCTTCACGGACGCGGCGAGCCCGCACGTGCCACTGGCGGCCCTGCCGGGGATGCGGGAGCGGACGCTGCGCATCTCGTCGGCGGGCAAGACGTTCTCCTGCACGGGGTGGAAGGTCGGCTGGGCGAGCGGCCCGGCGGCGCTGGTCTCGGCGGTGCTCCGGGTCAAGCAGTTCCTCACCTACGTCAACGCCGCGCCGCTGCAACCGGCGGTGGCCGTGGCGCTGGCCCTGCCGGACGACTACTACACCGGCTTCCGGGACGGTCTCCAGCAGCGGCGTGACCAGCTCGTCGGTGGTCTCACCGACGCCGGGTTCGAGGTGCTCGACTCGGAGGGGACGTACTTCGTCACCGCCGACATCACCGCCCTCGGCGGCCGGGACGGGGTGGAGTTCTGCCGCTCACTGCCGGAGCGCTGTGGCGTGGTGGCGGTGCCCACCCAGGTCTTCTACGACGACGCCGACGCGGGCCGGCGGCTGGTCCGCTTCGCCTTCTGCAAGCGCCCCGAGGTGCTGACCGACGCGGTCACCCGGCTGCGCGCTCTGCGCCCGAGCCGCTGACCGGCGGGGAGCCGGCCGAGCCTGCCTCGTTCGACGACTGATCCGAGGTCGACGCCGCGAGCCCGGCGAGCAGTTGACCCCCGTCACCGAGCAGCACCGCCTCGGCATCGTCCACGAACGACAGGTCCGCCGTCACGTGCCGGCTGGCTGCGGTGAGCAGCAGCCCGACCACGGGGTCGTCGGCGGCACGGCGAAGGCCGTCCAGGTTGCGCAGCTCGCGCAGCAGGTGCCCGCGCTGGTTGCTGAGCACCGCACGCACGGTGGCCGTCGAACCGGACCGGGCGGCGGCCGTGACCTTGAGGAAGAAGTCGTCCCGGAATCCACCGCTGCGCGGGCTCGGCTCGGCCAACCACCGGGCCAACTCGGCGCGGCCGTCCGGGGTGATCTCGTAGACCACCCGGTCCGGCTTGATCGGCTGTGGTTGTCGTTCGGCGACGACCAGCTCGTCCCGGGAGAGCCGGTCGAGGATCTGATAGAGGTGGCCGATGTTGAGCGGGCCCCACTGCGGGCCGACGGCGGCCTCGAAAGCGCCCTTCAGCTGGTAGCCGTGGCTGGGGCCGCCGGCGAGCAGGGCGAGGACGGCGTGCTGGATCGCCATGTCACCTCCGGTTCGAGTCTTGCATTGTCACAATGTATCGCGCAGAGTGGGGACAGCACACGGGGAGGCGCGACATGTTCGGCTTCATCTGGCGACAACTGCGCGGCCGTGCGGGACGGTCGGTGGCACTGCTGGTCGGCGTGCTGGTGGCAACCACCGGCTTCGTCGTCCTGACTGGCGCCACCACCACCTCCCACCTGGACGTCATCGGCACGGTCGAGCGCAACACCCAGGTCGCCTACGAGATCCTGGTCCGCCCCCACGGGACCCGCGCGCCGCTGGAAGCCGAACGCGGCCTGGTCCGCCCCAACTATCTTTCCGGGCTCTTCGGCGGCATCACCACCCAGCAGTACGAGCAGGTGAAGTCGGTCCCCGGCATCGAGGTGGCGGCACCGATCGCGATGCTCGGCTATTCCACCACCCTGCTACCGACACCGATCGACCTCACCGACGCCGTCGACCGCTCGCTGGATAGTCAGGTGATCCGGGTCGACCCGACCTTCCACGCCGAACGGGGTCTCTCCAGCGCGCCGGGCAAGCCCCGGTACGTGTACGTGACCAAGAAGCCGCTGATCTATCCCCGGATCAACGGGGAGTTCGACAGCGATGCCACCCCGTACTCCGATGGACGGTCGTATCCCTGGTCGGACACCTGTGGGCCCGCTATCCGGGAGGTGCAGCCGGACGGGCGCAGCCTTCTCGTCTGTGATCCGCAATTCGCCCTGCTCGGAAACCCGGGCACCTACTCCGAGCGCGACGACTGGTCCCTGGACGCGGTGCAACTGCTGCCCGACGGCCGGTTCCAAGGCCCGCCCCACGTGCTGGCGACCGATCGGGACGGCACGTCGGCACCCGCCGACCACCTGGTGATGGCGTACGACCTGACCGTGCCGTTCCTCCTGGCGGCGGTGGACCCGGCGGCCGAGGAACAACTCGTCGGCCTCAACGGTGCCGTCATCACCGGCCGGGCCCTCCGCCCGGACGACACGGTCACCGTCGAACGGCGCGGCACCGCGGACAACCTGTCGGTGCCGGTCGTCGTCACCAACCGCCCCTTCATCGACGAGTCGCTGTCGGCCACATTCACGCGGCGAGCGATCAGTCCCGCCGGCGTGGAGGCGATCGACCTGGAGAAGACGTTGAGCCGCCCCGGCGGAACGCCGGCCGGGTCCGGCCGGTACGACCTCACCGCTGGGCACCAGGCGATGCTGACCGAGAAGCTCTCCCCCGCCGGGTGCTGTGGCGGTCAACTGCAGACCGTCGTGCAGTCGGCCGAAGTGCAGTACGAGCGCCTGCCCGACGGCAGCCTCCGCGCCCGCCCGCAGCCGCCGGTGAACCCCAAGGTGTACGGCGACAAGGAAACGTTCAACCCACTGCCCCGACCGTGGCTCGCCGACGACAGTGGTTCGCGATCGGTACGGGCGCTGCCACTACCCACCGGCGCAAACGCCGCCAATCGCTTCTGGCAGGCCACCGGCGTCTTCGACCCGAGCCGCCTGACCGGGTTCAGCGACCTCGGCCAGGTGCCGTTGGAGACCTACCAGGCGCCGCTGGCGCAGGGTGCCGACGACCGCAGCCGAGCAGCCCTGGGCGGCCAGCCACTGGCACCGAGCGGCAACCCCGCCGGCTACCTCTCCGCCCCACCGCTGCTGCTCACCAACCTCGGCAGCCTGCCGAAACTCCTGGAGGGTGGCGGGCCACAGGCCGAGGCCCCGATCAGCGCGATCCGGGTACGGGTGGCCGACGTGGGCGGCTACAGCGAGCGGTCGGCCGAGCGGGTCCGGCTGGTCGCCGAGCAGATCGCGGCGCGCACCGGGCTGGACGTCGACATCACCCTCGGCTCGTCGGCCGCACCGCAGACCGTGGAGCTGCCCGCCGGCTCGTTCGGTCGGCCGATGCTGCGGCTGACCGAGAACTGGTCGGCACTCGGCGTGGCCTCGATCATCACCCAGGCGGTGGACCGCAAGAGCCTGGTGCTCTTCGTGCTGGTGCTGGTGGTCTGCGTGCTCTTCCTCGGCAACGCGGTCAGCGCCGCCGTCCGGGACCGGCGCTCCGAGTTGGCGGTGCTCTCCTGTCTCGGCTGGCCGGTCCGGCGCATCGCGGCGCTGATCCTGGGCGAGGTCGCCCTGCTCGGGCTCGTCGCCGGTCTGCTCTCGCTGATCCTCGCGGTGCCGCTCGGGATCGCCCTCGGCATCGACGTCGACTGGCGGCGGTCGGCCCTGGCCGTACCCATCGCCTTGTTGCTCGCGCTCGCCGCGGGCCTGGTGCCGGCGCTGCGGGCGGCGCGCACCCACCCGGCCGCCGCCCTCCGCCCGATGGTGGCTGCCGCCGGCTGGGTACGCCGACCGCGCACCCTGTTCGGGCTGGCCCTGGTCAACCTTGCCCGGACGCCCGGTCGCACGTTCCTCGGCGCCGGTGCGCTGGCGATCGGGGTGGCCGCGCTGACGCTGGTCGCCGCCGCCGCGTGGGCCTTTCGGGGCGCGCTCGTCGGCAGCCTGCTCGGTGACGTGGTGTCGCTCAGCGTGCGCGGCGCGGACACGATGGCCGCCGCCGCCACGGTGCTGCTCGGTGCCGCGGCGGTCGCGGACGTGCTCTACCTGAACATCCGCGACCGAGCCGCCGAGCTAGCCACCCTGCGGGCGATCGGCTGGACCGACACCGAGCTGGGCCGGTTGGTCGGCTACGAAGGGCTGGCGCTGGGGATCGCGGGGGCGACGACCGGAGCGGCCGTCGGCCTGGCCAGCGCGGGCTGGTTGATCGGCGATCTGCCCGGCGCGCTGGTCCTGGTGGCCGCGCTGGCGGCGTTGGCAGGCGCGCTGGTCAGCGCCGTGGCCGCGCTGGTGCCGGCCGCTCTGTTGCCACGCCTACGGCCCGCCCGACTTCTGGCAGAGGAGTAGCAGTCATGAGCGAGCAGATCGGCAGCGCCGTCTCGGTCGACCACCTGGTACGACGATTCGGCACCGGCCCGGACCGGTTGACGGCGGTCGACGAGGTGTCCCTGACCATCCCGGCCGGTTCGGTGGTGGCGCTGACCGGGCCGAGCGGGTCGGGGAAGTCGACGCTGCTGCACCTGATCGGTGCGATCGAGCAGCCCGACGAGGGCACCGTCACCGTCGACGGCGTGGTCGTCAGCGGCCTGCGCCGTGCCGCGCTGGCCCGCTTCCGGCAAGGCGTCGGTTTCGTGTTCCAGCGTTACCACCTGCTGCCCGCGCTCACCGTGCTGGACAACGTGATCGCGCCGGTCCTCCCTCGCCGGGGCCGGGCCGACCACGCGTCGCGAGCCCGGGAGTTGCTCGACGCGGTCGGCCTGGCCGGGCGGGAGCGGGCCCTGCCCGCGCAGCTCTCCGGCGGCCAGCAGCAGCGGGTCGCCATCGCCCGCGCGCTGATGGGCGCACCGGGCCTGCTGCTGGCCGACGAGCCCACCGGCAACCTCGACTCCACCACCGGCGGGCAGATCCTCGACCTGCTGCTCGACCTTCGTGACCGGCACGGCATGACCATCCTGCTCGCGACACACGAGCAGGCCATCGCCGCCCGCTGCGACCGGCTGGTCCGACTGACCGACGGACGCGTCACCGAGGACCTCGACCTCACCGACGGCGAGGACCCGGCCGACACGTACGAGCGGGCGGCCCGACTGCGGCTGTAGGGCCGCAGGCAGGCGGATCAGCCGACCGGGCCGCCCGAAGACCGTCTCAGGCGACCGGGCTCGCGGTGCGGACCAGCTCGGCGATCCGCTCGGCGACCTCACGGGCGGTCGCCTCGGTGGCCGCCTCGACCATCACCCGGACCAGCGGCTCGGTGCCCGACGGGCGCAGCAGCACCCGGCCGGTCTCGCCCAGTTCCGCCTCGGCCCGTTCGACCTCGGCGCGGACGGCCGGTGCGGCGGCGCCGACGGTCCGGTCGCCGACCGGCACGTTGATCAGCACCTGGGGCAGCTTGGTGACGACCGAGGCCAACTCGGCGAGAGACTTGCCGGTGGCCGCCATCCGGGCCATCAGGTGCAGGCCGGTGAGCACACCGTCGCCGGTGGTGGCGTGCGCGGGCATCACGATGTGGCCGCTCTGCTCACCGCCGAGCGCCAGCCCGGAGGCACGCAGAGCCTCCAGGACGTACCGGTCGCCGACCTTGGTCTCGATCAGCCGGATGCCCTGCGCGGACATGGCCAGCCGCAGGCCGAGGTTGCTCATCACGGTCGCGACAAGCGTGTCCTGGGTGAGCGTGCCGGCATCCCGCATGGCCAGCGCGAGGATCGCCATCACCTGGTCGCCGTCGACCTCGTCGCCGTCGGCGGTGACCGCCACGATGCGGTCGGCGTCGCCGTCGTGGGCGATGCCCAGGTGCGCGCCGTGCTCGACCACGGCCTCGCGCAGCCCCTCGATGTGGTTGGAGCCACAGTCGTCGTTGATGTTCAGCCCGTTGGGCTCGGCGTGGATCGCGATGACCTCCGCGCCAGCTTCCCGGTAGGCGACCGGGGCCACCTCGGCGGCGGCGCCGTTGGCGCAGTCGACCACGACCTTGATCCCCTCCAGCCGGTGCGGCACGGCGCCGACGAGGTGCTGGACGTAGTGGTCCGCGCCGTCGAGCAGGTCGTGCACACGACCGATGCCGGCGCCGGTCGGCCGATCCCAGGCGGTGGTGGCGTTCGTCTCCACGGCCGCCTCGATCTGCATCTCGATCTCGTCGGGCAGCTTGTGTCCGCCGGCGGCGAAGAGCTTGATGCCGTTGTCCGGCATGGGGTTGTGCGATGCGGAGAGCACCACGCCGAGGTCTGCCTTGGCCTCGGCCGTGAGGAACGCCACCGCCGGGGTGGGCAGCACGCCGACCCGTACCACGTTGGCGCCGGCGCTGGTCAGCCCGGCGACCACGGCGGCCTCCAGCATCTCGCCACTGGCCCGGGTGTCGCGACCCACGACGGCCAGCGGCGGATGGCTGCGGTCCGTCTCAGCGAGTGTGTGCGCAGCGGCCACCGCGAGCGCCAGCGCCAACTCAGGCGTGAGATCCGCGTTTGCCCGCCCGCGTACGCCGTCCGTGCCGAACAACCGACCCATACCCGCCAACCTCCGATGCGCACTGCCGATGTGGAGAAAGCGGAACGGCCGGCCACCTCCCCGATCGAGGGGAGGCGGACCGGCCGTCCGTCAGAAGTACAACGCGCTGGTGAAGATCAGCGCTTCGAGTACTGGGGAGCCTTACGGGCCTTCTTGAGGCCGTACTTCTTGCTTTCCTTGACCCGGGCGTCCCGGGTGAGGAAGCCGGCCTTCTTCAGGGCCGGGCGGTCGTCCGGGTCGTTGATGATCAGCGCGCGGGCGATGCCCAGCCGAAGCGCGCCGGCCTGGCCGGTGGTGCCGCCGCCACGCAGGTTCGCGATGATGTCGAACTGCTCGGGCTTCTCGGCGGTGACCAGCGGGTCCTTGATGAGCTGCTGGTGCACCTTGCTCGGGAAGTACGCCTCGAGGTCCTGGCCGTTGCAGGTGATCTTGCCGGTGCCCGGGACGATACGGACCCGGACGATGGCCTCCTTGCGGCGGCCCACGGTCTGGATCGGCCGGTCACCACGAGGCGCGCGGGCGACGGGCGCCGGCGCCTCGGTGGCCTCGGGGACTTCCGGGGCAACCTCGGTCTCGGTGGTGATGTCGGTCATGCTGCTTCCTTCGCCCGCGCTCACTGCGCGATCTGCTTGATCTCGAACGGCACCGGCTGCTGCGCGAGGTGCGGGTGCTCGGCACCGGCGTAAACCTTCAGCTTCTTGATCAGCTGACGGCCGAGCTTGTTGTGCGGGAGCATCCCCTTCACAGCCAGCTCGATGGCGCGCTCGGGCCGCTTGGTCAGCAGCTCGTCGTAGCCGATCTGCTTCAGACCACCCGGGTAACCGGAGTGGCGGTAAGCAACCTTGGTCTGGCGCTTGTTGCCGGTCAACGCAACCTTGCCCGCGTTCACGATGACGACAAAGTCGCCCGTGTCAACGTGCGGCGCGAAAGTCGGCTTGTGCTTACCACGCAGCAACGTGGCGGCGTGGGTGGCCAGGCGGCCCAGCACGACATCAGAGGCGTCGATGACGTGCCACTGACGCTCGATCTCACCCGGCTTCGGGCTGTACGTACGCACAGGTCTACCTTGTCTCGTCGTCGGTCTGGGGTCGCGCGCCGAGGTGACCAGATCTTGCAGGCCGGACCAGCGCGCACGAACGACCAAGCGTACCTGATGGGGCACGCCTCTGGATGTCGTACAACAGCAGGCAACGATACCCGGCGCGGTGTCCGCAGGTCAAAACGGGGGTGGGGTCACGCGCGGCGACGCGCGGGCCGTGGCCCAGCTCACACGCCGACGAGGCGATTTGCCCCCGGACGGCGGTAGACGACCCAGGTGACCGCGAAACACAACGCGTACCAGCCGATGAAGGCCAGGTAGGCGGCGTCGGCGTTGCCGGAGCCGAGGAACGACTGGCGGAACGCGATGTTGACCAGCACCCCGCCGGAGGCCCCGATCGCACCCGCGATGCCGATCAACGCCCCGGTCATCCGCCGGGCCCAGCGCGCGGCCGCCTCCGGGTCGCGCAGGCCCGCGGCCACCGCGTCGGCCGCTCGGGCCCGGAAGATCGCCGGGATCATCTTGTACGTGGAGCCGTTGCCGATGCCGGAGAAGACGAAGAGGGCGAGGAACCCCGCCAGGTAGAGCCCGAACGAACGCTCCCGGGCCGCGTACAGCACGGCGCCCGCGCCGGCCGCCATCGCCACGAAGTTCCAGAAGGTCACCCGGGCCCCGCCCAACCGGTCGGCCAGGTGACCGCCCAGCGGCCGGATCAACGAGCCGACCAGCGGGCCGAGGAAGGTCAACCAGGCGGCGTCGACCGGAGTGGGGAACCGCTCGGCGAACTGGAGCTGGAGCACCTGGCCGAAGGCGAAACCGAACCCGATGAACGAGCCGAAGGTGCCGATGTAGAGCACCGACATGACCCAGGTGTGGGGGTCACGGGCCGCCTCACGCAACGCGCCCGGCTCATTGCGCGCCCCGGGCACGGTGTCCAACCAGCGGGCCGCGGCCAGCGCGGCCAGCACGATCAGCGGCAGGTAGACCGCCGGCACCAGCCGGGGGTACGCGGCACCGGCGGTGGCGAGGACCGCCAGCCCGACCAACTGCACCGCGGGTACGCCCAGGTTGCCGCCGCCGGCGTTGAGCCCGAGGGCCCGGCCCTTGAGCCGAGCCGGATAGAACAGGTTGATGTTCGCCATCGAGGAGGCGAAGTTGCCGCCACCGACCCCGGTGATGCAGGCGAGCACCATCAGGGTGGTGTAGGACACCCCGGGCTCCAGCAGCACCGTCATCGGCACCGTGGGCACCAGCAGCAGCAGTGCGCTGATGATCGTCCAGCGCCGCCCGCCGAAGCGGGCCACCGCCAGCGTGTACGGCAGCCTCAACACCGCGCCCAATGCCGCCGGCACGGCGGTGAGCAGGAACTTCCCGGCCGGGTCGATGCCGTACGCGGGGCCGAGGAAGAGCACGGTGACCGACCAGAGGCTCCACACCGAGAAGCCGACGTGCTCCGCGAAGATCGAGACCCAGAGGTTGCGCCGGGCGATCGGCGCGCCCGTCGCCTGCCAGAAGTCGGGGTCCTCGGGACGCCAGTCGTCGAGCTGACGCCCACGCCCGGTGGCGACCGACGGCGCGGCGGTGACTGCGGTGCTGGTGAGCGTGCTCACGGCGGCTCCTCCTCGTCGATGTGACGAGCAGAAACGCTAGGAACGCCGGGTTACCTGGCAGTGCCCGTCCCGGGTCGGCCCGGAAACGGGGACCGCACCACGGGCCGGTGGCGATGGTGAGCGCGCCACCAGGCCCGCCGTCAGAGCTGCTGAAGGATGCGCAGCGCCCGGCCGACCCGGAGCATGGTGTCGGTGTCGGCGACGTCCACGCAGTCGGTGAACCACTTCTTCATCGGCGAGGAGATGCGGTCGGGCATCACCACGTACCGGCCCATCGTCACGGCGAGCGGCGAGTCACGCAGCAGTGACTCCTCGACGACCTCGACCACGATCACGATGGGCACGTCGGTGGAGTTGTAGACGTCTGAGCTGATCACGAGGCCGAGGCGTTCCCGGGCGCCCTCGATGCGCCAGACCTCTCCCCTACGCAGCACGCGGTCGTCCGCCGGAGAGCAGGTCGTTGACCATGCCCACCTCGCGGGCGTCGGCGAGAGCCGCGGACTCCAGGTCCAGACCGGCGCGGCCCACGGCGGCGGCGTGCGCGGTGAAGACCTCGCGCAGCGCTTTCTCCCGGGCGGCCTGGTCCATCCATGCGGAGAGCGACAGCCCTTCGCGCTTGGCGAACCGCCGGGCCTCCTCGATCGTCTCGTCCGTGAACGACAGAGTCACCTTGGCAGTCATGCGGATGAGACTACCCAGCGGTATGACCATCAGTCATCCACGCGCTCACCAGCTCGTCCACCAGCGTCGAAAGGCACATTCTGGCGGCTCTCACCTGGCCCGGCCGCCGAACACCGCGAAGCGCCACTCCTTGAAGTAGCAGTCGACGTCGACCAGGCCGGCCTCGGCGAGCCACCGGCACTGGTCGGTGACGGTCGCCGGGCGGTCGTGTCGCATCCGCTCCCGGGAAGCGGCGATCTCCTCGGGGGACGCGCCCAGCTCGGTGATCCGCTCCAGCCACACCTCGTCGTAGCGCCGGTCCAACTCCGCGCTCGGGCCGGCGACCTGCTCGGCGTTGACGAACACCCCGCCGGGTGCCAGCGCGGCGGCGGCCCGTCGGTAGAGCGCCCGCTTGCCGTCGTCGTCCAGGTGGTGGATCGCCAACGCGCTGACCACCGCGTCGTACCGGCCCGGCGGCAGCTCGTCGGACAGGTCGGCCCGGACCACCCGGTGCGGCACGGACCGGGCGTCCAACTGGCCGGCGGCCCGGGCGAGCATCGCCGACGCCCCGTCCACCAGGGTCAGCCGGACACCGGGCACCGCCGCGGCCAGCAGCAGCGAGAGCAGGCCGGTGCCAGCGCCCAGGTCCAGAACCTCCGGTGTACGTCCGGCGGCGAGCGCCGCCCGCAGCGCTGGCGCGGCCACCTGGACGGCGGTGCCGTAGAAGGCGTCGAAGCAGGGCACCAGTCGCCGCCGGGACTGGTCGTAGGTGCCGGCAACCGCGTCGAAGACGTCCACCACACTCATCGTGCCTCCCATTGACTGAGACGGTTTTCCCACATTATAAGCGCGCCGTGCGGGCATCCGATCGAAGCCTGCGCCAACGCTCCTGACCCCGGACGCGCGAAAGGCCCCCGGCGCGAACCGGGGGCCTCTGCGTCATCAGCTTGTGTCGTCGCGACCACCATGGAGGCGCTGGCGGCCTCGGCACTCTGCAGGGGTGGGAGTGTTGCTGATGAGCCGTATACCAGGGAGTCATATTCATACCTGAGAGGTATAGGGACTACCGGGGTGACAGCGCCCGGCGGCGGGATGGCACGACCTCGCCGAGGGGCCACCCTGGACAAGCGAAAGGCCCCGGCCTCCTGGGATCCAGGGTGCCGCGGGCCTTCCGTGCTGCGTTGGTCAGCCGACGGGGCCGATCGCCTTCGCCAGGTCGACGAAGCTGGCCCATGCCGCCGGTCCGAAGGTCAGCGTTCCGCCGTCGCGGTCCTTGGTGTCGCGGACGAGGACGACGCCGGGGAGGTTGTCGGCGACCTCGACGCACGAGCCCCCGTTGTTTCCGCTCTTCGTGCTCTTACGCCACTGCGCGCCGGTCATGTCCATGATCCTGCCGCTTTCCTGATCAGGTCTAGGGACTGGTGACGGGAAAGAGCTTCGCTTCTGATGCGTTCCCATCTGCGATTCAGCGTAGCAACGTCCGCAGCTCCATTAACGATCTGCGCCCGCGCCTGGCTGTCGATGTGTGCGACCTGCTCGCCGCTTGGCAACTCGGCCACGATGAATCCCCCGCCAAGGCCTGGATACATCCCGACGTCTTGCGGCACTACGAGCACCCGCACAGCGGGCAGCGCCGCGCACTCCGCGAGGTGGACGAGCTGCTCACGCATCAGTGATCGGTCGCCGTACGCCGATTGGTACAGGACCAGTTCGTGCACGACTGCGATCAGCAGGGGCGGGCGTTCACGGCGGAGGATGGCCTGACGGTCGATGCGGGAGGCGACCACGTCGTCAACCTCGCCCCCCGTCAACGCTTCGCCTGTCAATGTCGCCCGCGCATACGCCTCGGTCTGCAAGAGGCCGGGCACCCATGTGTGCTCGAACCAACGAATCGCAACGGCTTCGCGTTCCCAGTCGACCCACTCGCGCAACCATTGCGGCTCGCGCCGTTTGAGGACATCCGGCCAGAGGTCCCCAACGTCCCTCGCAAGGATCGCAGCCAGCTTCGCGCGCCGACGGGGCTGCGGCACGCGTCCCGGGCTTATCCACCGAGCCGCCGTCTTCGGATCGACACCCGTCTGAGCTGCCAAGCTTTCGGCCGTCTCGCCAGCTTCGGCCATGGCCGCCTGAAGTGCATGATTCATCCTGCCTCCAGAGGAACGTCCCGAACGTCCCCCGAGAATAGAGCAACGTCGTGTACTGATCCTGTCGCTCTCGGCAATGTGAC
The nucleotide sequence above comes from Micromonospora luteifusca. Encoded proteins:
- a CDS encoding class I SAM-dependent methyltransferase, producing MSVVDVFDAVAGTYDQSRRRLVPCFDAFYGTAVQVAAPALRAALAAGRTPEVLDLGAGTGLLSLLLAAAVPGVRLTLVDGASAMLARAAGQLDARSVPHRVVRADLSDELPPGRYDAVVSALAIHHLDDDGKRALYRRAAAALAPGGVFVNAEQVAGPSAELDRRYDEVWLERITELGASPEEIAASRERMRHDRPATVTDQCRWLAEAGLVDVDCYFKEWRFAVFGGRAR
- a CDS encoding DUF397 domain-containing protein, yielding MTGAQWRKSTKSGNNGGSCVEVADNLPGVVLVRDTKDRDGGTLTFGPAAWASFVDLAKAIGPVG
- a CDS encoding DUF5753 domain-containing protein — encoded protein: MNHALQAAMAEAGETAESLAAQTGVDPKTAARWISPGRVPQPRRRAKLAAILARDVGDLWPDVLKRREPQWLREWVDWEREAVAIRWFEHTWVPGLLQTEAYARATLTGEALTGGEVDDVVASRIDRQAILRRERPPLLIAVVHELVLYQSAYGDRSLMREQLVHLAECAALPAVRVLVVPQDVGMYPGLGGGFIVAELPSGEQVAHIDSQARAQIVNGAADVATLNRRWERIRSEALSRHQSLDLIRKAAGSWT